The window gatcatcggtgatttggatcacgacgagtacgactccatcaaccccgttctcttgaacgcttccgctcgcgatctacaagggtatgtagatgcactccttccctctcgttgctagtaaactccatagattgatccttgtgatgcgtagaaaattttcaatttctgctacgatccccaacatgaTTATCAAAGGAATTTCTTGAAAAATGAAAGTTCACATTGTCCGCTTGAGGTAAAGTCCGAGGTATGTACCTAAGTTTCACCAAGCCACTCTAAAATATAGAGAATTCTAAAAAATGGAAAACATTCATATTCTTTCGGAGTTTATGAAAGAGATCATGCCTTCAAAATTTGAAGtcatttggaggtggtcgaaaaaatcaacTTTGTACAATAACTGGCTTAAATAGACCAAATGGTCCATTTAAATGACCtcaaattttgcacacatgaACTCTCACACAAACATAGCTAGGTTTTGAAGGTTtacattttttttaatttttactGGCATGTAGAATGACTGTTCAAAACATCGGACTATACCTTCAGGGGGCATTGTAAACtaattttttttgcatatttctTTCATatccatgtttggcacatgtatTTGACCACATATAACAAAATTGGGGTCATTTGGAGATGGTCGGAAAAAAACACCTTTCTACAAAAACTGGCTTAAATGAGACCAAATGGTCCTTCCGTAATGTGGTGGTCTTTTTTACCTCCTTTAGATGACCTTAGattttgcacacatgatctctcACACATTGATATGGAACGAAAATAGTACACTGTGGCGCCACATCCACATACACAGGAATGGCGAGGCCGTGCCGTCGGCATGAGCACAAGACTAGGGGCTACTCAGCCCCATAACTAAATTGTTAGGTTACATGGAAGGATGTGTTCAATCCTCTAGCCCCTGCCGTGGCCCGCTGAGGGAATATCCAAACATATCTACCAATATATCCAGCACAGTACAAAATCTAAGCACAAGCAGCAATCAAGATTCTAATGAATTAAAAAACCCTAACTCTCATTATGATCTCTAGCCCCTGCCGTGGCCCGCTGAGGGAATATCCAAACATATCTACCAATATATCCAGCACAGTACAAAATCTAAGCACAAGCAGCAATAAAGATTCTAATGAATTAACTAACCCTAGAATCTAAAAAAACAACTAAAAGGGATAAGGAATTACCTTCTGCTCCACCTGCTCCTCGCTAGAGCCCGCCTCCACCTTCTCCACCTTGTGCGCCTTGCCAGAGCCCACCTCCACCTTCTGCGCCTCGCCGGAGCTCGCCAGAGCAGGCGCATCTGGCTGGACTGCCCCGCTCCAGCCTGCCTCCACCTTCTCCAGATCTGCAACATCTGCTGCACCGCCCTGGACGCCAGCATCGCCCTGCACCGCTGCGGGCGCCGCGACCTGCTGCGCCAGCGCCACCAGATCCGCGCCCCAATCGGGGCGCTCGCGTCGTCCGTCCTCCATGGCGATGCAGGTGATGGAGAGGATGCGgtgagggagagggagacgacGCGGTGTGAGAGGATGCGGTGGGAGATgggagggagaggagagggagatgATGCGGCGGGCGGAAATAGTGGGCGATGCGGCTGGAGGTTGTTCCCCTCCACATTTATATGATGCGACAGTTTTCGCATGTTCCCATGGACACGTGCTGCCCCACGGCCGCGGGCGGTTGCACGTGAAAACAAAACGCCCGGGTGTATATGAATACGTATATGGCCAGGCATACGATCTAACCGGGCCGTACGGGCTTCCCAGGGCTCCTCGACGGCTATACGCAGGGGCAAAAAATACGATCGTGCCCCTCGTTCCGAACCATTTTTGGTTCATCCTGGCTGTCCTTGTGTTTTCCCCCCTCGCGTTCAGCCCGGGGGGAGCACCGGAGCAGAAACATAAAAGGGCAGGGAAGAACAACAAGGAAATAGCAAGTTGTTCGTAGCACAAATGTTTACACCAGCATGTTATTCTTATCCTTCGTTTCTCCTCTTTTGGCGAACTAGCTCGATGTTTACACCTCTTCTCCAATCTATTCACCGTCGAAATCATGTTTTTTGCAGAGCGTCCAAATCATGTTTTGAAGCCCCAACCAAGAGAAGAACTTGACCTTTGGTGGGTGGGTGCAAAACAATGTCGGGAGATCAAACTATGAAGAAGAAGCAAGGGAGTGGTCCTCGCTATGGTCTGTTGGGGTACCCGAAAAAATCAAGAATTTTTTGTGGAGACTTGCTAGATGTTCTATCCCCACAGAGGACGTTCGTCATAGCAGAAACATGGCTGACACTGAGAATTGCCAACTATGTGGTGCACAAGATTCATGGCGGCACTCTCTGATGGAGTGCTCAGCATCAAGGCGTGTGTGGGCTCTAGCTGATGGGGATATTGTTGATCATGTGGAGACCACTAGGGAGCCGAACGCCAAGAGCTGGATATTCGCTATGATTGAGAGTTTATCCCACAAAAAACTTACAGAGCTGTTTGTCACACTTTGGGCAATCTGGACGGCAAGGCGGAAGTCGATTCATGAAGGTAACCTGCAGAGTCCACATGCAACTCATTCTTTCATAGTCAGTTTCATAGCCGAGCTGGAGTCTTTACAGAACACGGAGAGACCCCGGGGTGAGAGGGTGCGAGCGGCCATGGCCGGGAGCACTTCTCACCAGATCTGGAGACCTCCAGGTGAAGGCTTTGTTAAGATCAATGTTGATGGTGGATTCTCGAGGAATGGAGAACGAGGGGCAGCAGCAGCGGTTTGCAGACACAATAATGGTACCTTCTTCGGCTCATCGGCAATGGTCTTTGAAGGTATTAACGACGCGGCTACACTTGAGTCTTTGGCTTGCAGGGAAGCTCTTTCATTAGCCCCTGATCTTATGGAGGACAGAATTGTCGTCGCTTGTGATTCAAAATCGGTGGTAGCAGATATTAGCAAAGGCACTGAAGGAAGATATTCAGCCATTGTCAAAGAAATTGTGATACGGTCAAGGGAGTTCTCCACATGTGATATCAAATTCGAAGGTCAGGCTTTGAACTGGGAAGCGCACAGCTTAGCAAAATTCTCGAGTTCATTAGATGTTGGACGCCATGTGTGGCTAGGTGATCCCCGTGATCCCCTAATTAGTCCTGTAAACCTTAACATTAATCAATAAAGTGTGGTTTACTGCTCAAAAACAAATTATCTATTTTTCTGAAAAATCTACTACTTCGTAATGTACAATTGCTGCCACATCTAGCTGGCTCGCCGGCCGCTCAAAGTTAGTACTTCGCTACTGGCGTTCTCAAGTTCTGGCGTCTCGCTGTTCAAAAAAGTTCTTGTGTCTCGATGCATTCTACAAAAAGATCTAATCTCTTAATATAAGTAGTGTCGTAAAGCCATGCTAATACGTATCACTATACTAGTGATTAATTTAATCCATTGGAACATTTACTATTCTTTTGCATGCACGGCTAATGAAAAGCTAGTGAATCCTTCCACCAAGTGTATGTGTATGCGCTCATAGAACTAATTATTTTGTGCATTCTGTACAAAAGCCACGCCTTCTCATTAGTCA is drawn from Aegilops tauschii subsp. strangulata cultivar AL8/78 chromosome 1, Aet v6.0, whole genome shotgun sequence and contains these coding sequences:
- the LOC141026643 gene encoding uncharacterized protein — protein: MADTENCQLCGAQDSWRHSLMECSASRRVWALADGDIVDHVETTREPNAKSWIFAMIESLSHKKLTELFVTLWAIWTARRKSIHEGNLQSPHATHSFIVSFIAELESLQNTERPRGERVRAAMAGSTSHQIWRPPGEGFVKINVDGGFSRNGERGAAAAVCRHNNGTFFGSSAMVFEGINDAATLESLACREALSLAPDLMEDRIVVACDSKSVVADISKGTEGRYSAIVKEIVIRSREFSTCDIKFEGQALNWEAHSLAKFSSSLDVGRHVWLGDPRDPLISPVNLNINQ